In the Synechococcus sp. UW69 genome, one interval contains:
- the mtnB gene encoding methylthioribulose 1-phosphate dehydratase yields the protein MRTSRTQRDQLVQAIKALHIRGWCDGTGGNFSVVLQHQPLQLLMAPSGVDKGQVSADQLIVVDQTCNVLSGEGNASAETALHLRIVDATQAGAVLHTHSVPGTVLSRQYENDGVITLEGWEMLKGLHGINTHATSVNIPVISNSQSMQDLNNAISPSLASAPCGFLVAGHGLYAWGESLETSKRHIEILEFLLNVKLTQMMIRHQS from the coding sequence GTGAGGACCAGCCGAACGCAACGGGACCAACTGGTTCAGGCCATCAAAGCCCTTCACATCCGCGGATGGTGCGACGGCACAGGGGGAAATTTCAGTGTTGTGCTGCAGCATCAGCCACTGCAGCTACTGATGGCGCCCAGCGGTGTGGATAAGGGCCAGGTCAGTGCAGATCAGCTGATTGTGGTTGATCAAACTTGCAATGTCTTATCCGGAGAAGGCAATGCCAGCGCAGAAACTGCGTTGCATCTCCGCATTGTTGATGCAACTCAAGCAGGAGCTGTCCTGCACACTCATTCCGTGCCGGGCACGGTCCTCTCCCGTCAGTACGAAAACGATGGAGTGATCACATTGGAGGGGTGGGAAATGTTGAAAGGGCTGCATGGCATCAACACCCATGCCACCAGCGTCAACATCCCTGTGATCAGCAACAGTCAGTCCATGCAGGATCTAAATAACGCCATCAGCCCCTCACTTGCATCAGCGCCGTGCGGATTCCTTGTAGCTGGCCACGGCCTCTACGCCTGGGGGGAAAGCCTAGAGACCAGCAAACGACACATCGAAATTCTTGAGTTTCTGCTCAACGTGAAGTTGACCCAGATGATGATCAGACATCAATCATGA